The Lolium rigidum isolate FL_2022 chromosome 1, APGP_CSIRO_Lrig_0.1, whole genome shotgun sequence region TCACCTCTTCCGCTCTCTTCATATAATCCATATGCTAATTGTTGATGGAATTACCAAGGATTATTGACGCAATGAACTGGCTGAGTATACTTGTCTTGGTGCCAGCAGTTGGAGGTTTTATTCGGTTTCTGGCTGTAGGCACTAAActgaactgctgaattttttcatCGAAGTTGATCTAAAATTTTACAATATGGACTTGATTTCCCTTAAAGTTACACTGACTTCCATGTGTACCTTGTTTCATTGCTATTCGATAGCTAGATGGCTTTCATGTAAGTATTTTTCTCAGATAAATTCGGGTGAATCATGTGGATAGTTGATATTTATCAGTATTTATACTGTCTCTACAAATAATGGGCAAGTAGTCATTGAAGTGTTAAGCACCAACAAAATACAGATACTTGCAGGCTGTAGATACTGGGAGCATATATGCTGTTAGCTGGAGTTCTGACAGTAAACAAGTAACTTTAATACAAGTTGTTCGCTGATATCAGTTACTGTAGACATACATAATGTCACCATTTTTTCGTCCATCAACATTGGGCTTGGTGTCTGTTGAGTTCCTTCATTAGGCATGATTACAAAGTCGACCAGAACATAATGTTGTTAATCATAAAGCATGATCTATCTATATAGCTGATAGAATATCTGCAAAACTGGAGCTATCTATCTATCATAAGGTCTAAATACTTTAGTCTGGATTCTTTTTGGGAAAAATCATGAAGTGTCTCACATGATCATAACTATTTAAGCGTTAACCGAAATTAAAAGAATGAGAAATTAATTAGATTTCTGTCATTTGGTTCTCTTGCATGTTCTATAATATCAATCTATAAGTTGCAGTTTGTCATGCACTAAGTTGTCGTTACTGGACTACCTAGTTGCTTCTCAGGTGCATTTGATAAGTTGCAGTTTTCATGCAGTAAGTTGTAGTTACCGGCTTACCTAGTTGCTTTTCGGGTGCATTTAATTAGTTGTAGTTTGTTGTGCAATAAGTTGTAGTCACCGTAGACACTCCTTGGTGTTTTCCATAACTATCCAATTTGTAGCTTCCATTCCACCAAGTTGCAGGTACCTATCTACTAAGTTGATGCAAGAATCGTGTACGTCTACTCTTTAAGATCTTGGGTCATGTTCTTTCGAGTTTATCTAAGTCGCCTATCCTGTATTATTGAGTTATTGAGTTGTTGTAGGGTGAGCCATGAAAATACCTGAACTGTAACCTATCAATACCTCTAATTTTCCCTAACTTTAATTTTAAGTTGTGTATAGGTTGTTGCTAAGTTGCCCACTGAAAATTATTTAGTTGCTGATCTGGTGACATATCATAGTTTTTTGTATGAAAATGAATGCACTCGAACCTGATAGTATATCGACCTTATGATACCCAACTTTAATGCCAAGATATCCACTAGTTCTTAAGTTGTCTACTGGTTTTCGTTGAGTTGCTGATCCGGTTGTTGTTAATTTTTTTTATAGCGGTGGTAATGTGTTGAATTTGGCTTAGATTCCATCATCCTAAGACTATGTCGTTGCCGCTTCACCATGGTTTGGTTGACAATGGTGGCTCAAGCACGGTAGCCGGACCTGGAGGAGATGGTTCATGGTGGAGCATCTGCTTCTACCAGATAGAGTTTGGCATCCTATACCTAGAAGCGGTGGATCCCGGACGGTGCAGCCAGTACCATATCAAGCACGGCGGTGGGGGAGGCCATGACGCCTACCTTGAGCCGGTGGCGGAGAGCACAATGCCTAGATTGAGCCGCTCGCAGCACCCCCATGCCTAGCTCGAGTACTAGCTCGAGCCAACCATTGCCCCCGACCAATGTAAGTTGCTTATCAATTTTAACTAACTTGCTGCCTGCTACGTTGTTAAGTTGCATTATAGTAATGTTTAACTTGGCTAAAGATTGATGCTAAGTTGCTTTCTGGTAAAGTTGACGTAAAATTGATGCTAAGTTAATTTTTTGGGTGATGTTTAAGTAGTGCAAAAACTGATAATAAGTTGATTTCTAGATAATGTATAAGTTGCGTGAACATTGATGCTAAGTTGCTTTCTGGGTAATGTTTAAGTTGCATAAATATTGATGCTAAGTTGGTTCCTAGGTAATGTTTAAGTTGTAAACATTTGATGATaagtcatctaaacattgatgctAAGTTGTTCTACGGGTAATGTCTAAGTTGTATCAACTGGTCATGAAGTTGCTAATCTGGATAGACGTACCATACCACAAGACATTTTTTGGCGTTTATATGTTGAACAAGGGAATAAACAAGTTCCCAGTGTCAATTTTGGCATTTTCGATTTTGGTTGGCAGGGATCTTAGTTGTTTTCATCATCCCCTTGAAATTTTTGCAATAAAAAGCTCAAGAGGACAGTGATGTACATCATATTGCTTCTGCCCATCTTAGTTAGCTGTAAGTTCCATCATATTGCATAATAGCATGGTGGGAAATGCAAAGTACTACTTGATAGGTCTTGTTTGGCACTGACAGGCCTACTGCTAAATATGGTGTATAAGAAACTTAGGATCTTACTAACCGCAGAGTATGTCCTTGCCATTAGAGTCAAGTTACTCACAGTCCATGTAGTAggagttttgtttttgttttgtttctttggtTTGACCACTCAAATCATTTACATGACAAATTTGCTCTTTAGTTTGCACATTAGTTCAGATTAAGTTACCTAATGCTTCTTGTTTCATTCTGTTTTCTGAGCATCCCTAGATTAGCCGACTGTTGTTTTTTGGTCAGATCCAGGTGCGACTATATACGTGAAAATATTGGTTTATGAAGTTGTATTCTTCTCCTTTTCATTTAATTAGGTTGTTATTTCAAACATTGGCAAGTTATTATCTCAATCAAATAATATTGATTGCATAAGTTTTATATTATACACACTAATTTAAGTTTGTTTTTCTAAGATTCTGAAGTTGTTTATACCACCTAATTAAGTTGTTTAAGCATCTTAGCCTATGTTGCGCACTGAACCTTTATGCAAATTCTTGGTTTTCCACATATACATGGATGTAGTGGGAGTTGTTTTTGCCAATATACTTAATTTGCTTCTACCACTTAATTTATTAACGTACTTGGGTTTATTAATGTTCTTGGTTTTCCACATATCCATGGTTGTTCCGCCACAGATTTTATATTTATTAAAGTACTTGGGTTTATTAATTAAGTTGTCCTGCCAATGTAATTAAGTTGCTTCTGCCATTTAACTAAGTTGATTAGAGATCTTAGTCTAAGttgtttttaattttctttctcaTATTTTCAAGTTTTTTTATGATACAGGTTTGTACTTTCTCTGAGGGCGCCACTTATTATCGTGTGCCTATCACCTGCAGCCGCTGCCTTCGCGCGTAGGAGCAACTTCCTTCGGCGCATTGTGGTGCCCGGAGGCGGCGACTGGCGGGTGTTTTTTCCAAGTCGTCGGAACAAACAGAAGGGACCTGTGTTGGGATTAGGAGGTGGCTCTACCGTCGTGGACTTTCGCCTGGGCTCAAGCCTCTAACGCTTATCCTCCACCATTTCCATTTTTTGGATTGTTGTGTTTTGTCCAATTATAAATCTTTAGTTGTAAGCGTGTAAGCAAATGCCAAGGTTGATTAGTGTAGTTCATTTTTTCCACTTGTGGGATAGTAAGACATGGAAATCTGACCATTTTCGAATTTCTACCCAGGCAGCGACGATGTTAACTCGGTGTCTGTgtcaatttatttgaagttgtttTCTCCTATGTTTGTATCTGTAACTATAGATCCATGGTCATTTCTGGAGGAAGTGGAGGTGTGGTAAAAGAAGGCAGAAAGCTACCTGGGCCTGTGGCGATGTGGGGATGGTGCGCGTTTTCACACGAGAGAGGTTGGAGCGCGTTTTTTTTCTTCCCGAAATTGGATTACGGGCTATTGTGGCGTACCGCTTTAGTTGGGGAAATTTCCTTTTTGGGGTGAGGGCTCGGTGGGACAAACCAGCCCCCGATTGCTCCCTAGATATGTCCATATTTGgcgctatctttttttttttttttttttgagggtaatATTTGACGCTATCTTCATTTGCCCATAAGGATCTGTTTATGTCGTGTCGCCCGAAACAAGGCACAGTAGCAAtaatcgcaagtcctaaacaatcTGACTCTCTGACTGATCGAAAGCTTTAGCTAGCTAGTCGTAGCTGCACTCAGGCGGCACATTGCCGTTGGCGAACCGATCCTTGTCGGTGCAGTAGTCGTAGTTCATGTAGGTATTCTTGACGTTCTCGTAGGCGGCCCGCTGCTGGGCGGACAGCCTCCTGTAACGGCGCGCGTTCCACCACAGGTCCGGCGAGCCGCACGGCGTGGCGCTGGTGTTAGCGCAGGCGTCGACGCCGAAGCCCCGGAACGCCGCCGTGAAGGGCGCGCGGTTCCAGTCGATCTTGGTCCTGCCGCCGTCCGTCGCCCAGCCGGAGCCGTCCCACATGCTCGCCCGGAGGCGCATCCGCTTCGCCGGGAACTCGTACTCCGGCACCCGGCCCGTCATGTTCCTCATCACCCGTATCGGCACTTCGTCCACGAACACCCTGTCGATTGATTCAGACATTGATTCAGTGTACTCGATCTCTGAGGCCACCTTCTAGGGGTCTTAGCTAGGGGCATATATGTTTGTACACGAGCTGGTAAGGGTTCCAGAGTATCCTGTAGTCGTGGAAGTCGGCCGCCGGGTCGAACCACAGGCCCAGCCTCTGCTCCCTGTCGCCGTGGCCGTTGACGAAGACGTTGGTCTGGAGCGTGATGGGCTTGCCGTCCACGTTGCCCAGGAACTCGAAGTCCACCTCGTCGTGGTTGCCGCTGTCAGGATCCGACGACAGCTAACACGCAAGACATTTTTGCTCTGAATAGGTAGTTAACGAACGAGAAGTACTATGTGAAAACAAAACCCTAATCAGATACTCACATAGTAGGCAGTGACAACCCCGGCCGTGTACCCTCCGGGTATCTTGATCCTCATGTGGAAGAATCCCGAGCCGTACGACAGCTTGGAGCCAAACCCTGCGCCCGAGTTCCTGTCCATGGTGATACGGACCTCTATCCCCTGGTCAACCAGGTGATACCCATCTGCACCCCACGTCGGCGCGTAGTTCTCGTCGAAGATCGGGTTAGCAGCCACGGCCGGAAGGAGGACGATGAGGAGAAGAAGCCATGGCTGCTGCACACTGGACGCCATTGCTGATTCGCTATAGCTTGGCCACGGGATGTACGTGTGCGCGTTTGCTGCTTGACCAAAGTGAAGCTCACCTATCGCTGCCTTATATAGGCTTCGATCGCCAACTGATCGCAGATGCAGGCAACAGGGAAGCTAGCGTGAACGGCGTGTGTTGTGTGCACGTTAGTTAGACCGATATATCTATCTTGCTGGCGGCCAGGCTTCTCGACCACCGCAAAAGAGGTTTAGTTAGGCCACGCACTCATGTGCATGAGTCGTGCAGATATCTATATCGCCATCGTCGCGGTACTGAGTCTTCTTCGATTTGGGTGTTGATGACCCGATGATCATAGAACTCAGCCCTTACAAGCACTCCCTTCATTATTATAAAATGTATTAGAGTAGGTTTTTTCGAAAATGCATGTATCTATACGCGTTTCAGTGTGTATGTCGATTCATTTCGGTTCGTATCTAGTCCATattgaaatatctaaaacatcttgTAATAGCGAATGGAGGTCGTACTACTTAATGCATGGCATTTGGTTAAGGCATATCTGTTAATCTCGTCTCTAAGGTCCTAAACATCTAAGAGGTAGAGTCTACAAAATTTATCGATCGCCTCAGTTAATTTGTCTTTTCGACAAGCGATATCTAACATAAGAGCTGTGCAGATATCTATACGACACTCTCTGATGACGATCCGTCGCGTGTATTTCTTCTATCCATGGAGGTTAAAGCAGGGGAGCAGGTCTAGACTAAATCTAGAGTCGAAACCACCTCAAGATTAAGTTTAGCACTTCGGCTCACAAACAAGTGGCAGTCCTCGAGGCAGCAAGCTGTTTCGAGCAGCAGCGAATTAGGCCAGTTTGGTGGAGTAGGGCAGCCAGCTGGCAGCCGCATACTAGAGCTTAGTTGTGCCAAATCTTTCTGCTGCATCAGAGTCCTTGAAATATGTTGCCCACTCTTTTCCATTGAAACTTAATAGTACAGTATCCGTCTTGACTCTTAGGAGGTTTCAAGTTCAAAACCCAGCCAACACACTATCAAATCAAAAGTTGTTACTGGCGTCAAGCCTTACGTATGTGGAGTGTTGAAATATATTGAATGTCAAGCTTTGATGTTAATGATGTGAGGAGAGTATATATTGAAATATGTTGGCCACTGTTCTCCATCAGTTCGGCCAATCGAGCATAGTGTATGACGACCTCACTGTTGCGGTTTACACATGTGCTGCAGCCAGCAAGGTTTAGTGCTTAGTCAGTTTTGCGTCCATTTCTGGAGAATGGGCATATTTACCACAGATTTAGCCAAATAATTGCAGATAATTGCAATTCAGAGACGTATGacaagtggcaacaacacaaataCTTTCCGAAAAGGCGGCAGACTTGCCTGGCCAGATACGTTTCCCACGTAGCTCTGCACAGTCAAGGCCACGCCAAGTTTATGATGTCACCAACCAAAACGTACAACAGCGGTTTGTGAAGAGTACTTGCTCTAATCAAGTTGAACTGGCGAAAGAATAGTTTACCATCAGCACATCCCGCATGAAGTTTTTGTTGTGACACGAAATCTGGATGGTGGTTGCTTACAATGGCAACGTATATATCCACATAGATTAGTTAGTCAGGATAATTAGCATGTAAGCAAGGAAACCAAAACTACACACGTTATCTTCTTGTTCCGACAGACTAAATCAACTGTCAAACAAGATGTTTACAATAATTATGGTACTCACCCACAAAAAAAACAAAGCTGATTTCATGACATATGCATGTGTTTTTTTCAGATAGGGTCTTAGCTGATGTCGTCATAACCAGACTAAACCTAGCTACTACCATCCTCCGGCTGTGTTGCATGTGTGACGGCAGTGAAATGTGTGACAAGTTTGCTGGCGAGGACAAAAGCGATCACATTTTACACCCTTTTTTCATCTAAAACTAGGAACACTTTACTAGTTTGGCCCCAAGGGCACAAAAATCATTTTagttcatactccctccgttctaaaatGTAAGACATTTTGGACTTTTTCCGACCAGGTGAAAAACGTGTAAATTTACAATTGTACCCTCCTCAATCTGGATCGCCTTCCCCGCATCATCGTCTTCCATGGCGTTCCGTTCCCAGCGACTCCTCCGCCCCCAGCCAGCACCTCCGCCCCCTGCAGTACCTCCAGCTCCGTCCAGCACCTCCGCCCTGTGCAGCACCTCCGGCCCCGTCCAGCACCTCCGCCCCTAGGCAGCACCTCCGGCTCCGTCCAGCACCTCTGCCCTGTGCAGCACCTCCGCCCCCAGCCAGCACCTCCGGCCCTGTCCAGCACCTCCGCCCCCAGCCAGCACCTCCGTCCCTGTCCAGCACCTCCGCCCCAGCTACTCCGGCACGACAGCTACTCCGGCAAGGCACCTACTCTGGCAAGGCAGCTACTCCCAGGCAAGGCACCTGTGATAAAAGACAGATAGGATGAAGTTTTTCTTCAATGACATAGTATCACTGACAAAAAGGACACAAGTTCACCTAGGAACATGAGCAAATTATGAAAACAAATGTAACCACAGCAAACACTCAAGAGGAAGTCAGATTTCTATTCCTAGCAACAGTGACGTAAAATGCAGTAAGCCTATTCTTGACAGCAATTTCTATGCTACATGCAGGATCAGCATTGGTCACTAGCACCTGCAACATTTAGATGAATACCAGCAATTTATTTGCTTGATGAAAACTACAAATTGAGCAGGCGAATCCATAGTGGTTGGTAGCGCTGTCAGCTAGTTTCCTCAACTCACCGCTGGTGATTGAGTAAATAATAACATGAGTCCAAACTGTACCAACGGCTGCTAAGAAGAAACACGGCCTCAAACATACTAGGAGTAAATAACATGAGTAGAAGATTGCAATAATATAGGTTTCTTCTCGAATTCTGGCTAGAAACAGGAAGATCTCAGGAAACAACCCAGATTTTCACCATCGCCATTCGAGGCACAGGGTTCAGTTCCAGACTCAAATACACAAGGAATGTACCTAGAAGAATGCTTTTAGGCAGCATCTACACCACCAATCCTGCTTGATCCAAGACCACCACCCAATCTCCTAGAATGCCAATTTGGAACAGTTCTACCACGCTCTACACCAACAAGCACCCTCTTGTAAGCACCTGTGACAACAAAGACATGGCATAAAATGGTCAGACATCAATAACGCGAAACAAATTACTCCAAGTGATTTGATGTCGTTCTTAGAGTGGTCACTTTTTCCCATTCTTCTATCCGCGGTCGCTGCCCACCACCTATGTTCGACCTGTGCCATTTCCTTCCCCCATCTCCCATCTCTTCTGGCCTCCATCGCTGCCTGCCCCAGCTTCGTTCCTGAGCCCCATCTCCCATCTCTTCTAACCTTAATCTTCACGTCAATCAAATTACTGGGCCAGCCTTTAGGCACACAAAAGTAACGAGTGAATCATACATGTAACAGGACTAATAATATTACAGGAAGGAGTAAATTACTCAACCCTGAATTGTACATCAGTGTAATCATAACTCCTCAGGGCCTAGATAAACAAAAACATTCTAAAAAACATCAAAAACAGAGAAAATATTTATGAGCCAGCAGGAACAAGAAATTATATGTAAAAAATAGGTAGGCTACAGTCCAAGTGTTTCGAAAAACATGTATGCAGCACTTGCATAATAAGTTAGTGTCAGAGTTTTCATCTGAAAAATAATACTCCTAGTAGACATGCTACCTAAACCTGTGGTGCCACTACCCGCACCAGATGATTGTAACCAGTCAAAATACAAGTAGTGTAGATGGTCAAAATGCTTGATTGGATAAAGTTTCACAGTTTCAAAATGCAGGCCATTTGTTCTCTGAATGATAGCTTGTCAACCTGacagatgaaattcaagaagacAACATGTTATACAGTAGTTCTATTTTCAGACATGGATACACTTTCTAACAGCTATTCCTTGTAAAATTGGCGTTCTAGGAGCCTTATTCAGGATAAACTTTTTGGACTAATTTACCACCAAATTAACACATCGCAAGAGGAGCTACAAGAACTTTTTGAAGCGCTCGTGAAATTTCAGAACCTGAGTATAGATTTGCAATTGCAGCTAACTGTCACAAGAACTGTACACAAACTCTACTCTAATAGTCCATGGGAACTGGGAAGGGAACAGAGAGCGAGAGTAAGGGGGAAGCGAGAGCACGtacagctgcacgatcttggagtGGCCGCGGGACAGGATGCTGTATCGGACGGAGAGGCGGGTGTCGGCGGCGACGATGCAGTAATCGGCCCCCGCGGCCCCGCGACGGCCACGCAAGTGCCGCTGTTGTTCTCGTACAAATCAAACCTCGCTATGGCCTCTCAGAGAGGAATCGCGGGCACCTCGGCGCTCGACGCGGCGATTGCTCTCAGAGAGCGGCCATCGCGCAGAGACGAAGGTCAGCGGCCACGGAGCGGTCGCCCTCCTCCACGAGGAGGGCGCCGTCTTCCTGCCACTCCGGCGCCACTTACAAATCCGCTGCTCCCTATTCTCTCCGCATTTGAGCAGATCGAGGGCCAGCGCACGCAGGTGTAGCGGCACCACATGCAGATCGAGCGCCGGAGCATAAAAATGCGACATTTGATCTCGAAGACGTGTCTACCGGGGTGACAGGAAGAAGGGGATACTCGTGGGGAGGACGGTGGTGGTGGGGAGCGAGAGGAAGGGAGGGGCGGCGCCATGGAGGGGCAGCGACGCGGGCGGAGAAATGCGGTGCGCCATGGAAGCAAGCTACCCGAGGAACCAAGCGAGCGAGCAGGGCGGTGGAGCGACACGGCACGCGGGGGTAAAAGGGGAAACTCGGAAAAAATTTGTGCGTGACGAATTTTGAACGTGACATCCCTAAACGTCTtacatttcagaacggagggagtatatcctaAAATTGAAATACCGTACTACCGAATTTTATACATTAAGCTCCCAAATGACATGACAACTGCCATAACTTTTATCTGGTTCCCATTCCACGAATAGGGTGCAGCCTTTGGAAATCCAAAGAATACCCAGCCCAAAACGATCACAAAATCATTGAGCGTCAAGATGACTTGGTACATAAGGGGCCGCTATATGATTCCATAATAAATAAGCTAGTATTATATGTACACCAAATGACAACCAGTTTGGGAGAAAAGCTGGCAGAAGGCGGCACTAACTGCCCATATTCAAGACCAGAAAAGGAAGCATATGGTCTATTACAGCCAACATGAATGACTAGTTCGAGATCAGTGCTTTCAGACAAAATTGCATATAAACAGCTGAATGACTAAACTACAGTCAAGTAGTTTACCAAAATTTCACATGACAAGCACGAAGCATGCTCTTCTCCCAATTTACTTGATCTACTCAAGTATAATGCCCAAAAGCCTCTATTACGCGGCTAACTGTGCACAAAGCATGCCGCTGTGGAGAAGCTAAACCTTTTCGCCACAATGCGAAGAGAAATCAATGGTACCTAAAAATAAATGTCTATTTCCTTTCCAGTCATCTCGTATACATGATCCCTTGCTTCAGTCAGAGCAACCTGTATTGACTCAAATAAACCGTCAACATAAATTCAAATGTGCCACCATAAATAGATATATTACAATTGATAGGTCAACTAACCTGTCCAAATTTACCGAAGAAGTTGTTTGAAAGATTTAATGATGTGACTGTAAGATCCTCATTAGCCTTGAGTGCTTGCGCCAATGCAAATGCTCCATCATCCTGTCACAAGTATAAAGGATGTTCAAGCGTAGTGGAGATCTGCAGTGAACTTCCAATAGGCAATACACTGAAAACTGCATTTCTTACTCTAATCTCATTAAAACACAGGTCAAGTGATTTCAAACATTCATTGATTATCTTCAAACTTCGCGCCAAGCAGATAGCACCCTTCATGAACAGAACAAAGAGTAAAAAAATGGACCATACAGCACGTGCAAGTTTAAGAAACATGCATCAACAAATTGCACATACATCATCTCCAAGTCCATTTGCCCGCAAATCCAATGTCGACAATGTTGTGTTATACTTCAAACAATCAGCAATGGATTCTGCACCTGACACACCTATCTGCAAGATCATTTAATTTGGCTGAAGAGGCAAGGACACTTAAATCTGCATGTATGATTCTATTAAGTTCTGAAGATTACCTGGCACCAACCAAGCTTAAGGGTTTGGATTTTGCCATTGAACTTGATAACATCGCACAAAGCCTTTACCCCCTCTGGTCCAATTGGATTATAACTCAACTCCAGCTACAGGTAACAGTCCCGAGTCAATGAAAGTACCTTATTTTGCACAGTGAACTAGTCTGAATGATAATTAACTTACTGTTGTCAACACTGCATTCTCCTTCAAAGTTTCAGCTATTGCAGTTACCCCTCTAGAGTGAATGTTATTACCACCCTGAAAGGTTAAAAACTTCAGTGCTAGAGCATAGAGGTGTACAAGAACACATATCTCTGTTTTTGCCTCGTTCCCATTTTTGGAAACAGGAACATCAAAGGAATTTCTAGGATATTTCTTTTGCCACAAAACTCCTGCATTCCAACTAGAGCACGATGTTTAGGATTAAAGCTGCTGTCCCAATCGCGTAGAATCCATGTTGAGTCCCGATCCAAATCATAGAATCCTTTAGAATAATGTAGAATCTCGATCCCTTTTATGGATTTTTCCGATTCTACTAACTCATTATTTTTTCCATCCGCAAAACCATACAAGGATACTACTTAAACATCCCAAGCCATTTTCACTTGCTTTACTACCCTTTATTTACCTAC contains the following coding sequences:
- the LOC124646423 gene encoding putative xyloglucan endotransglucosylase/hydrolase protein 1, yielding MASSVQQPWLLLLIVLLPAVAANPIFDENYAPTWGADGYHLVDQGIEVRITMDRNSGAGFGSKLSYGSGFFHMRIKIPGGYTAGVVTAYYLSSDPDSGNHDEVDFEFLGNVDGKPITLQTNVFVNGHGDREQRLGLWFDPAADFHDYRILWNPYQLVVFVDEVPIRVMRNMTGRVPEYEFPAKRMRLRASMWDGSGWATDGGRTKIDWNRAPFTAAFRGFGVDACANTSATPCGSPDLWWNARRYRRLSAQQRAAYENVKNTYMNYDYCTDKDRFANGNVPPECSYD